In the genome of Flexistipes sinusarabici DSM 4947, one region contains:
- a CDS encoding branched-chain amino acid ABC transporter permease, with the protein MKGTLLGFALIIIIGVLVPFTAGNFAIRFATDIVIFAILASSWNIIGGYTGYASFGNIVFFGVGAYATAVLMSKAGLGFYPALILSGLIAGLYGFAIGFPILRLKGHYFAIATLGLAEATKALVQNLGLTEGNSGMYLPMPEMGIDASYMFFYFNALGILLLLLVIMYFILNTKLGYGFVAIREDEDAADSIGINTTIFKSISFGLSGLFTGMAGSIYAYQQGFIKPEPVFIVTKTVKMIVMAVFGGVGSLFGPVIGAVSIELIANYLSEHFLVIHTIFFGTIIILAVIFAPKGIMDILTARKKLGLSYFLENIRKNRV; encoded by the coding sequence ATGAAGGGAACGTTATTAGGATTTGCTCTAATTATAATAATCGGTGTGCTTGTACCTTTTACTGCGGGTAATTTTGCCATAAGGTTTGCAACGGATATAGTAATATTTGCAATCCTTGCCAGCAGCTGGAATATTATTGGCGGTTATACAGGCTATGCATCATTCGGAAATATTGTTTTCTTCGGTGTGGGAGCATATGCTACGGCAGTTTTAATGTCAAAAGCTGGTCTGGGATTTTATCCTGCACTTATTTTAAGCGGACTGATAGCCGGACTTTATGGTTTTGCAATAGGCTTTCCCATATTAAGATTAAAGGGACACTATTTTGCCATTGCAACACTTGGCCTGGCTGAGGCGACGAAAGCTCTGGTTCAGAACCTTGGTTTAACCGAAGGAAATTCAGGGATGTATCTACCTATGCCTGAGATGGGTATAGATGCATCATATATGTTTTTTTACTTTAATGCTTTGGGAATTTTATTGCTGCTGTTGGTAATTATGTATTTTATACTTAATACGAAACTCGGATACGGATTTGTTGCAATCAGGGAAGATGAAGACGCAGCTGACTCCATAGGTATTAATACTACTATCTTTAAAAGCATTTCTTTCGGTTTAAGCGGCCTTTTTACCGGAATGGCCGGAAGTATATACGCTTACCAGCAGGGTTTTATTAAACCTGAGCCTGTTTTTATTGTTACAAAAACGGTCAAGATGATTGTTATGGCGGTTTTCGGTGGTGTTGGAAGCTTGTTTGGCCCTGTAATAGGAGCAGTTTCTATTGAGCTTATTGCCAATTACCTTTCCGAACATTTTCTTGTTATACATACTATATTTTTCGGAACTATTATTATATTGGCTGTGATATTTGCGCCCAAAGGGATTATGGATATTCTTACAGCAAGAAAGAAGTTAGGCTTGAGTTATTTTCTCGAAAATATAAGAAAGAACAGAGTGTGA
- a CDS encoding branched-chain amino acid ABC transporter permease produces MLTQILINGILKGGLYALMAMGMSLIWGVMNIINIAHGSFIMLGAYTTYWFFTLYGMDPFVSILFSMVLIFFLGFFIQKFIINFVIGASLFITLLLAFGIEILINNLALLFWTADVRSVQVSYGGANIEILGAVIPTVRLFAFLLAVAVSIILFIIMNKTWLGRAIRSTAQDLEAARLNGVNVGKIYSITFGIGTAVAAAAGTLWAVIFPISPTMGGHLTLKSFVVTIIGGLGTMMGPLVGGLSLGIVESLGTNWFGSTYENLISFTILVLVLIFKPNGILGKKD; encoded by the coding sequence ATGCTTACTCAGATACTCATAAACGGTATTCTCAAAGGTGGTCTGTATGCGCTGATGGCTATGGGAATGTCGCTGATTTGGGGAGTTATGAATATAATTAACATTGCGCATGGCTCTTTTATTATGCTGGGTGCCTATACCACCTATTGGTTTTTTACACTCTACGGAATGGATCCTTTTGTAAGTATACTGTTTTCAATGGTTTTAATATTTTTTCTCGGTTTTTTTATCCAGAAATTTATTATCAATTTTGTTATAGGTGCCAGCTTGTTTATCACCCTTTTGCTTGCGTTTGGTATAGAAATTCTTATTAACAATCTTGCTCTGCTTTTCTGGACTGCTGATGTGAGAAGTGTGCAGGTATCATATGGCGGAGCAAATATTGAGATATTGGGTGCTGTTATCCCGACAGTCAGGCTTTTTGCCTTTTTACTGGCGGTTGCTGTATCAATAATTCTTTTTATAATTATGAACAAAACATGGCTGGGGAGGGCAATAAGGAGTACTGCACAGGACCTGGAAGCTGCAAGACTCAATGGTGTCAATGTTGGGAAAATATATTCGATCACATTTGGCATTGGAACTGCAGTGGCGGCAGCAGCCGGAACGTTATGGGCGGTAATTTTCCCAATAAGTCCGACAATGGGTGGTCATCTTACGTTAAAATCCTTCGTTGTCACCATAATTGGCGGACTGGGAACTATGATGGGACCTTTGGTGGGTGGACTGTCCCTGGGGATTGTGGAGTCACTGGGAACAAACTGGTTCGGTTCAACTTATGAAAACCTAATCAGTTTTACAATACTGGTACTTGTTTTAATATTCAAACCAAACGGTATTCTTGGTAAAAAGGATTGA
- a CDS encoding amino acid ABC transporter substrate-binding protein has translation MFYRKLFLMLASFLLVFAFSFTAYAENVIKLGSAISFTGAKSRTGKLYVDSYKFAVNKVNEMGGVNVNGKNYKFELVFYDDKSEPTESARLVEKLITVDKVDFLLGPYSSGITIPNSIVARRYRIPMIEAGGASSKIFNKGNEYIFGMLPRAGDYFRSTLEFLTKQKPKPEKVAILYADDKFDVSVGEGAKAAAEEMGFDVVVYEKYSEGASDFTSAITKAKKAGAEATLVAGHTEEAINFVQQSKELDFSPNLLSLTVGPSEADFRKALGKDANYIYGVASWSTEMNFEGYLFENTQAFVKQFTDKFGYDPDYHNAAGIAAIAVFKDAIERADSLDPQKVRDAIAETSGLKTIYGPVGFMDNGQIIGSSVVLQILDGKVRQVYPASGYDAVYPMPGWDER, from the coding sequence ATGTTTTACAGAAAGTTATTTTTGATGCTTGCAAGTTTTTTGCTTGTTTTTGCATTCAGCTTTACCGCTTATGCTGAGAATGTCATTAAGTTGGGAAGTGCTATTTCTTTTACAGGTGCAAAGAGCAGAACAGGTAAACTTTACGTGGATTCTTACAAATTTGCCGTAAATAAGGTTAATGAAATGGGTGGAGTTAATGTGAACGGCAAGAATTACAAGTTTGAATTGGTATTTTACGATGATAAAAGTGAGCCTACAGAAAGTGCCAGATTGGTTGAAAAGCTTATAACCGTAGATAAGGTTGACTTTTTATTGGGTCCCTACAGCAGTGGTATCACTATTCCAAACAGCATTGTTGCCAGAAGGTACCGTATCCCTATGATTGAGGCCGGTGGTGCATCCAGTAAAATTTTTAACAAAGGCAATGAATATATTTTTGGGATGCTTCCAAGAGCGGGAGACTATTTCAGGTCAACCTTGGAATTTTTGACCAAACAAAAGCCAAAACCTGAAAAAGTTGCCATTCTTTATGCTGATGACAAGTTTGATGTGAGCGTTGGTGAAGGAGCAAAGGCTGCTGCTGAAGAGATGGGTTTTGATGTTGTGGTATACGAAAAATATTCGGAAGGAGCTTCCGATTTTACTTCAGCAATTACAAAGGCCAAAAAAGCCGGAGCTGAGGCCACGCTTGTTGCAGGCCACACTGAAGAGGCGATCAATTTTGTGCAGCAGTCAAAAGAGCTGGATTTTTCACCGAATCTACTCAGTTTGACTGTCGGACCGTCTGAAGCCGATTTCAGAAAAGCTCTGGGCAAGGATGCAAACTATATATACGGTGTTGCTTCCTGGTCAACTGAGATGAATTTTGAAGGTTACCTGTTTGAGAACACACAGGCTTTCGTTAAACAATTCACAGATAAATTCGGTTATGACCCCGATTATCATAATGCAGCAGGTATTGCCGCAATTGCGGTTTTCAAAGATGCTATTGAAAGGGCAGACTCCTTGGATCCGCAAAAGGTAAGGGATGCAATTGCCGAAACTTCAGGTCTGAAAACGATATACGGACCGGTTGGTTTTATGGACAACGGTCAAATTATAGGCTCAAGTGTTGTTTTACAGATCCTGGACGGCAAGGTTAGACAGGTGTATCCGGCAAGCGGGTATGATGCTGTTTATCCGATGCCCGGCTGGGATGAAAGATAA
- a CDS encoding AI-2E family transporter has protein sequence MRDMFRQWYKKYFSDPQIIVLIVILLLGLLFVVFLGEYLAPVIAAVVIAYLLESFVVFFERMKVPRLMAVIFVFIFFMTCFLLIILILLPNLTREVMQLIQQLPAMIRSVQSEVTKLLQKYPDIISEGQIAQLSDYLVQLASEYGRKLLSYSLSSFRSFVGIIVYMILVPILVFFFLKDKNRIIGWFTSYLPDNSGLAAQVWKDVNVQISRYVRGKMIEVVILWFGTYVVFSTMQVEFAMLLSVFVGLSCIIPYIGAAVLYIPIIIIALFQWGLTSQFLYIIIAYSIIQLIDGNLLAPLLLAGVVHIHPIAIIVAILVFGGVWGVWGLFFAIPLATLIHVIIKVWINQIIEEDAHKSTAGQ, from the coding sequence ATGAGAGATATGTTCAGGCAGTGGTACAAAAAATATTTTTCCGATCCTCAGATAATCGTTTTGATTGTAATACTTCTGCTTGGCTTATTATTTGTTGTTTTTCTGGGAGAATATCTTGCCCCTGTAATAGCAGCTGTAGTTATAGCATATCTGCTTGAAAGTTTTGTTGTTTTTTTTGAAAGGATGAAAGTTCCACGACTTATGGCTGTTATCTTTGTCTTTATTTTTTTCATGACGTGTTTCTTATTAATAATTCTGATTCTTCTCCCAAATCTTACCAGGGAAGTCATGCAGTTGATACAGCAGCTGCCTGCTATGATACGTTCAGTTCAGAGCGAAGTTACAAAATTGCTGCAGAAGTATCCTGACATTATATCCGAAGGCCAAATCGCTCAGTTAAGTGACTATCTTGTTCAGTTGGCAAGTGAATACGGACGGAAGCTGCTTTCTTATTCGCTTTCTTCTTTCAGAAGTTTTGTCGGAATTATTGTTTATATGATTCTGGTCCCGATCCTTGTATTCTTTTTCCTCAAAGATAAGAATAGGATTATCGGATGGTTCACAAGTTACCTTCCGGACAATTCCGGTTTGGCGGCCCAGGTGTGGAAAGATGTCAATGTTCAGATATCAAGATATGTACGCGGTAAAATGATTGAAGTCGTTATTTTGTGGTTCGGTACTTATGTCGTTTTTTCGACTATGCAGGTTGAGTTTGCCATGCTTTTATCCGTATTTGTGGGTCTTTCCTGCATTATCCCGTATATTGGGGCAGCTGTTTTATATATCCCCATTATTATAATTGCGTTGTTCCAGTGGGGGCTTACATCTCAATTTTTGTATATAATAATAGCATACTCAATTATTCAATTGATTGACGGTAATCTTCTTGCTCCTCTTCTTCTCGCAGGGGTTGTGCATATTCACCCAATTGCCATTATAGTTGCTATTCTTGTTTTCGGCGGTGTATGGGGAGTATGGGGATTGTTTTTTGCTATCCCCTTGGCCACACTTATACATGTGATTATCAAGGTGTGGATCAATCAGATTATCGAAGAAGACGCTCACAAAAGTACAGCAGGCCAGTGA